The Neoarius graeffei isolate fNeoGra1 chromosome 12, fNeoGra1.pri, whole genome shotgun sequence genome window below encodes:
- the LOC132895302 gene encoding ubiquitin-conjugating enzyme E2 B isoform X2, whose amino-acid sequence MSTPARRRLMRDFKRLQEDPPTGVSGAPSENNIMLWNAVIFGPVGTPFEDVYADGSICLDILQNRWSPTYDVSSILTSIQSLLDEPNPNSPANSQAAQLYQENKREYEKRVSAIVEQSWADS is encoded by the exons ATGTCTACACCGGCAAGGAGGCGATTAATGAGGGACTTCAAAAG GCTTCAAGAAGACCCACCAACTGGTGTGAGTGGTGCTCCTTCAGAAAACAATATCATGCTGTGGAATGCTGTTATTTTTGG accTGTAGGAACGCCATTTGAGGATG TTTATGCAGATGGCAGTATATGTTTAGATATTCTTCAGAATCGCTGGAGTCCTACATATGATGTATCCTCTATTCTGACATCTATCCAG TCCTTGCTGGATGAGCCGAACCCTAACAGCCCAGCCAACAGCCAGGCAGCACAACTCTATCAAGAAAACAAGCGGGAGTATGAGAAAAGAGTTTCTGCTATTGTGGAGCAAAGCTGGGCTGACTCCTAA
- the LOC132895302 gene encoding ubiquitin-conjugating enzyme E2 B isoform X1 translates to MSTPARRRLMRDFKRLQEDPPTGVSGAPSENNIMLWNAVIFGPVGTPFEDGTFKLVIEFSEEYPNKPPTVRFISKMFHPNVYADGSICLDILQNRWSPTYDVSSILTSIQSLLDEPNPNSPANSQAAQLYQENKREYEKRVSAIVEQSWADS, encoded by the exons ATGTCTACACCGGCAAGGAGGCGATTAATGAGGGACTTCAAAAG GCTTCAAGAAGACCCACCAACTGGTGTGAGTGGTGCTCCTTCAGAAAACAATATCATGCTGTGGAATGCTGTTATTTTTGG accTGTAGGAACGCCATTTGAGGATG GAACATTTAAGCTTGTAATAGAATTTTCAGAAGAATATCCAAATAAGCCTCCTACAGTTCGATTTATCTCCAAAATGTTCCACCCAAATG TTTATGCAGATGGCAGTATATGTTTAGATATTCTTCAGAATCGCTGGAGTCCTACATATGATGTATCCTCTATTCTGACATCTATCCAG TCCTTGCTGGATGAGCCGAACCCTAACAGCCCAGCCAACAGCCAGGCAGCACAACTCTATCAAGAAAACAAGCGGGAGTATGAGAAAAGAGTTTCTGCTATTGTGGAGCAAAGCTGGGCTGACTCCTAA